The region GGGGGGAAATGAAGAGCAGCTCAGTGAGGGGAGAACTCTCGGGAAGCGTGAGTCTCGGGATTCCGATGAAATCGGATTTCACCGCTCAGCTCGAGCTGTTCTACATCCCCTGCCTGCCATTCGTGCTCAGACCCAAGGCGCTCTCGGCGGATGGCAGCATGACGGTCGGCGAAACACTCACCGGCACCGTGACGGCCACGGGAAGATTCGGCCGGGAGTTCAAGATCCCCCCGGGCGGTGGTCCCTCGATTCCCATAGCGATGCTCCCGATCGTCGTGGGCGGGGTGCCGGTGGCAGAGCTCGATATAGCAGCATATATCGAGGGCTCGGTGACGCTGGCCGGGGACGGCAAGGCTGAGGGGAGCTTTCAGGTCAAGAACACGAACACCGTCGAGTTCGACGTCGCGTGCGATGGCGGCGGATGTAGCTCCAGGTCGCAGATGACACGCGACCCGATCATCGTCACCGAGAGCGCCCAGCTCCAGGGACAGGTATCTGTCGAGCCGGCCATCTATACGGCGCTGCAGCTCAACTTCAACTTCAACGCCCTGAGCTTGCGGGCGGGCCCGCAGCCGTATCTCCTGGCTGAGATGGCGGGCTGCATTGCGGGGGCCGCGCAACAGACAGAAGGCGGCGGCTCGAGGTCCAGTCACAACGAAGGGCTCATGGCCGATCTGGATTGGGGAGTCAAGTTTAGGGCAGAAGCGCTGGTCATGGGCGAGGTCGTCGGCAATCCCTACGTCAAGTCGGTCACGGGAAACAGGCACGTCATGTTCCGCGACTTGGTCCGTGAAGGCTCGACCGCGCTGGTGGCGGTCGTAGACACCGCGCCGCAAGTGACCGCGGGAAAGCCCGCCACGTACAGGGTGAGGATGCCCTCGTGCTACCCCTACACCACTCCGGTCCAGTACCGCATTTCATGGACGGGCGGCGCGACGGCTCGGCCAACCGAGGGCTGCGACTGGCAAAGGGGCATCTGCAAGTTCGACCCCAAGAAGGACCTGGTGATCGATCTCACCTGGCCGGCCGAGGGCAGCTATTCGCTGACAATCGTTCCGGTCGGCGATGAACACGGGACCGGCCGGAGCACACAGCTTCGCACGTTCGAGCCGGCGCCAAAGGCCACGGAGCTGAGCATCACCGTAATGCCAGAGGGTTGAGCTCATAATCGCTGCGAGCTGCGAAGAGGAGAGAAGGTAAGCGGCCTCAGAACCAACCTTTTACTAGAGGAAACGAGGACATGCAAAAACAGCTTCTAACCATTGTTCTGGCGGCGCTAATCGGAGGGATCGCGTCCGACGCTACGGCGCAGCAGCGTCCGGCGGTGCGAACCCAGACGTCGCCAGCAAGAGCGGAATGGCGCACCCCAATCCCGCGGACCGTGATCTACGGCGAGCTCAACGGAGCTCAGTTGATCGCCGTGGAAATGCTGAACCACAACGTTGGCTGGGCGCTTGGCCATGGCTCCCCGCATACCGTGCTATTCCGCACCGCCGACGGGGGTAAATCGTGGGAACGGCTGACGACGTTCGATGGCCAGATTTCCCATTTGAACGACATCGGTTTCGCGGACGCGAACAATGGGTGGATTGTCGGGTCCGCGCACATTCTTCGCACCACCGACGGTGGCGAGTCGTGGTCACCAGTGGACACCGAGAAGGTGACCGGAACCGGTTATTACGTTTCCGCGAAGGAGCTCCTCGTGCTGGGGCCGGACGCGATTGTTGTAGGCACAGACGGACAGAACAGACAGATCATGCGGACCCTCGATGGGGGCATTACGTGGGAGGCTATCGGGCTCGTAAAGGATGGCGGCGGAGGGGCGGCGAGCGAGAATACTGTGACGGGGCTCGCCCTTGCCCAAGGCACGAGGATATTTGCTACGACCGGCGGTCACGCTTACACCAAAGGAAGGATCTACCGCTCGGATGACGGCGGGCATTCCTGGGAGAACGTGGCGGAAGCCCAGGGGCCCCTGCACGGCATTGCCGTTCGGGGCCAGCGCGGCGTTGCCGTCGGGGAGAATGTTGCCTTCTTTACCGAGAATGGTGGCGATACCTGGCAGCGTGTAGTGATTCCCGGGAGGCGATACGCAGTCGATTTCCTCGATGGGAACTCGGTTATCGCGGTCGGCAGAGACCCCGGTGTGGTAATCAGCAGGAATGGTGGCAAGACATGGCAAGCCGCGACAAGTCCGGCCCTCGAATCGGGCGCGTTCATAGCTGTTGATGCTGTCGATCCGGGCTGGTGGTTCGTGGCGAGCACCCACGCGCTGCACCACTTCATCGATCCCAATCACACCGAACCGATCGTGAGCGGACGGTTTCCCATACCGGTCGATCTTCGGATTCCGGGCGGCCGCGCCCTGCCACGTGGCGTCTACGATGTCATGCTGGGCCATCGCGGCGATGAGCACGTGCTGAGACTCGATCGGAAGGGGGACGTAACCACCTCCCGCCCGGGAAGCTCGTCCGGAGAGCAGGAGTCCTCAGCCGAGCTGGACGCGGCAGTTGCTCGGCAACGGAGCCAGACACCACCTGCCTGCGCCGCGCCCTGTGCGGCAACGTTTCCCGCTGATGTCACCTATGAGAAGGAAGATGTCGCAGGGGAAGCCGACATCGGATCGTTCTTCCGGATCTCGCTCGAGCCGACCGGGAGCGGATTTGCCGTAGTGGTTCGAACCGCGCTTACTCCGCCACGCAATGTCGCGCTCGCGCTGGCCGCGGTCGGCGCGCCGCAGAGCTCGGAACAGGAAGTTCGCCAGACCGCGAGAAGCGCCGGTACCAGGGCCGGGGGGCTTCTCGGTCGGATCCAAAAGGCGGCTACGGGCGACGTGCGCGGGGCTGTCGCGGGATCTGGGCTCGACGCACGGGCGACGCAGGCACGATTGCGTGCGGCGAAAGCCGCTCCACCCGCTGTCTACAAAGTCACCCTCCGCCACTCGCTCGACCTGTTCGGTGAAAATAAGGAGTAACGACCCGGGGTACGTCCGGCGATCGGATCGTTGAGGATATGGAAGACTCCATCCCTAGTTTTGAGGATGCAACGAGAGCGACAATATTCACAAGGTCTAGATTTCGCGAATCAGACAGATCGCGAACTCCCTCGGAGATTGCAATGAAATGGAGGACGTTGGGTGCGGCGGCGTTTCTCATCGCCATGGGCGCGGTTCCCGTTGCGTCTCAAACGCTGACGATATCGGTGACCGGAACGGGCAAGGTTACCGGGACAGGAATTGACTGCCCTTCGGACTGCAGCGAGGCGTTTCAACAGACTTTGTCACGGGTACGCCCGGGCCGATCGCGTACCGTAGTCCTGACAGCAACGGGATGGGGAACCGACCCCGTCAATGGAGCGGCCACGTGGGGCAGCGGGCCCAACTGGGGCGGAGCGTGTCAGGGGACGACGGGCTCGACATGCACTGTTACGGTGCCGGCAGGTGGAGCGACCGTTTCGGCCGGATTCGCGACGGTCAGCATGCCGGATGTTGGCGGGATCTTCGGTTCGATGCAGGATGCGATGATTTTGGCCCCTTCTACTGTCGGCCCTGGCACCGTTACCAGCTCGACATCCGGTACCTCGCGGACGCACCGCGCCGAGCCGAATGCCGGCGCCTCATTTGCCGGCTGGTCGGGAGCGTGCACGGGGACTGATCTGGTTTGTACGCATTCCCTCGGCGGCACTGTGCAGAGCCTTAAAGCGAGCTTCGGCTGGCCGGTGACAGTGGTAATGATCGGAGGCGGCGGCCGTGTCACAGGCCCGGGAATCGACTGCCCCATGTCTTGCACAGCAGTGGCCGTGCCACCCACTCTTATTCTCGAGGCCACCGCGATCGCATCCGTCTCTCTCAAGGAATGGGGTGGCGACTGCAAAACGGCTGGGAGCACGACGTCTGGAGCCGTGTGTTCCCTCGCCATTACAGGACCGAAGAGCGTCAGTGCCGGATTCCAGGCTACCCTCCTCACCCCCTCCGGCGTCCCCCCTTCACCATGAACGGGGCGTAGTCCCGCTCGGATTCTGCGCGACTCTGTCCTGCGGTCTCGATATAGGGGAGGAAGCGGCACCGCAGTAACCCGCCCCATTGTTTGCACGAGCTGCCGCTAGTTCCCGCTGCAGGACCTGCCTGATCGCGAGTTCGTCATTCGGATTCGCAGTCGATGTTGACGCGCCATTCTGTTGCCCCTGCTGACAGGCTGTGATTGTCAGAAGTACTAGAGCTGTGCAACACGAAGTGGCCCACGGTCCACAGCATAGAAAAAGGCTCGACCGCGTAACCAGCGACCGAGCCTAGACATAGAGAAGTGGAGCGGAGGGGAATCGAACCCCTGACCCCCTGCTTGCAAAGCAGGTGCTCTCCCAACTGAGCTACCGCCCCGGCAGAAGAAATATAGTGATCAGTGATCAGTGATCACTGACTGCCGGTTGGCTCTTACTAGTCACTAGTCACTAGTCACTAGTCACTAGTCACTAGTCACTAGTCACCGTCACTCGTGCGCCGGCAGCGGCTCCATCGTCTTCGGATCCACCGGCACCTGCACCTCGTCGCGATACGGCGAAGTGATGAGCGTCACGCGCATCCGCGGGAACGCGTCCATGAACGCGACGTAGCACAGCCCCCACAGTCCCAGGTACCCTAGTCCGATGGCGATCTCCCAAATGCCGAACGGCAGATTCGCCGCCGCGCCGTAGATCGACGGATAGATCTCCAGATAGCGGTGGAACCAGAGCCCGACCACCGTGCAGCTCGTGAACAGCGCCAGCGTCGGCAGGTACACCTTCGCGGCGCGGGACAGCAGGCCGAAGAACGGCAGCACGAACATCAGCGCCACGACCGCCAGCGACAGCCCTATCCACGGATCCATCAGGCGCAGGCGCATCCAATGCGTCTCCTCCGAGATGTTGCCGTACCAGATCACCAGGTACTGGGCGAACGTGATGTAGCCCCAGAACGCGGTGAAGGCGAAGCACAACTTGCCGAGATCGTGGAAATGATGCTCGGTGATCAGATCGTCTCTGCGCAGGTGCCTCCGCCACGCTATCGTCAGCAGCGTGAAGCTCGCGAGCGCCGCCACCCAGCCGCTCATGAACACCCACCAGCCGTACATCGTGCTGAAGAAGTGCGGGTCCAGCGACATGGACAAATCCCACGCCAGCACGATCCAGCCGAAGGCGAACGCGAATGCCAGGAAGACGGCGAGCTTGCCCTGGAGCGAGTGCGTCGAGTGGATCTCACGCCGCTCGTCCCGGAACCCGCGCCGCATGCGCTCGCGCAGCGACCGTGCCCAGATCGCGCCGCCTTCCGGCGAGTGCCCGACGTCCAGCCGCACCGACGTGTAGATGTACCACAGGCTCAGGCCCGTCATGATCGCGAACACGCCGAGCACGCGCAGCGTGAAGAACAGCGTGTTGCCCAGGTAGAGCTGCTTCTCCGGCCCGGGGATCGGCTCGTGCGTCCACGGGAAGATGTGTCCCTTCCCGAAGCTGATCAGCAGCAGCAGGATCACGAACGCGACCGGGAGCCACGCCACGTACCCCTCGAGGAAGCGGATGATGGTGCGCGACCAGCGCGCGGTCGTGATCCGCTGCACGGCGACGAACATCACGCCGGCGGAGGAGATCGTGGTGAACACCAGCCAGTTGAAGTGCATGGACTGCCAGGCGCGATCCGGCGCGAGGAACAGCCCCACGAGAAAAGCGAGCAGACCGATCGCGGCCAGGACGATGCATGCGGTCTTGATCCACGCCGCAACCGGCTTCGAAGTGCCCGCGAGAATCTCCTCGCGCGTCAGGTGCGGGGCGTGCGTGTGCAGATTCATGGCTGCGGCCTCGCGGGCGCAGTCGCCGGGGCGACGGGAGCGCCGGCGCGCGCGGCGGGCGAATTGAAGTACGGCGACGGTCGCGTCGGGCCGCGGTGCGTCGCTCCGGGGATCTTGTCGCCCGTCACGCCCGGAGCCGCCAGCGGCCCGACCGCGACGGCCGCTCCGCTCTGCAGCGCGCGCACGTAATTCACCACGTCCCACCGGTCCGGCTCTTCGATCCGGTTGTACGTCGGCATCAGCCCGCGCCCGTTGCGGATCATCCCGTAGATGTAGCCGTCGCTCCGCCCGCGCGTGGCGTCGCCGGTTATCGCGATGCCCGGCATCCCGTACTTGGTCACAGGGCCGTCGCCCATCCCGCGGTCGCCGTGACACACCGCGCAGTTGATCTGGAAGTACATCCGGCCGTTCGCGAGCGACGCCGCGCTGCTCGGTGTCGGATTCGTCAGCCCCGACATCGAGTCCACCGTCGTGGGCATGCCGCTGTACGAGACCTCGAATCCGCTCACGGCCATCCCCGAGATCGGCACCGATCCCTGTGGATTGCCGCGCGAGGCGGTGAGCGTGTCCGGGCTCGCCCACGGATAGATCACGGGCTGCTTCTTGAAATCGGAAAACCACTCGCACCCGCCGAGCGGAACGAGCATAAGCAGTATTGCTCGAGCCGCGAGCCTGCGACAGCGCGCGATCGCCGTGCCGGCTGAGGCGGCGTGAGCGTTCGCAAGGCCGCCGGTCACGGCGCCGCCGCGAACGTCTCTAGCCGCCGATGCCGGCATGGCATCGCGCGCGGGCCATGGCGAGCGAACGTCTCTAGCCGCTGACGCCGGCATAGGCTGGCGCGCGGGCCATGGCGAGCTATCGCTCACGCCGCACCTCGGTCGCGCCTTTCGCGCGCAGCAGCTCCTCGCACCGCGCGGCGTCTTCCGGATCACACTCCACCCACACGCCGAAATCCCCGTGGCTGAATCGCGCATCATAGCCCACGGTGTGAGTCACCCTGGGCAGCCGCGAGTTGATGAACAGGCCGGCTACCGTGGACAGCGCC is a window of Gemmatimonadaceae bacterium DNA encoding:
- a CDS encoding cytochrome c; this translates as MLVPLGGCEWFSDFKKQPVIYPWASPDTLTASRGNPQGSVPISGMAVSGFEVSYSGMPTTVDSMSGLTNPTPSSAASLANGRMYFQINCAVCHGDRGMGDGPVTKYGMPGIAITGDATRGRSDGYIYGMIRNGRGLMPTYNRIEEPDRWDVVNYVRALQSGAAVAVGPLAAPGVTGDKIPGATHRGPTRPSPYFNSPAARAGAPVAPATAPARPQP
- a CDS encoding YCF48-related protein, with translation MQKQLLTIVLAALIGGIASDATAQQRPAVRTQTSPARAEWRTPIPRTVIYGELNGAQLIAVEMLNHNVGWALGHGSPHTVLFRTADGGKSWERLTTFDGQISHLNDIGFADANNGWIVGSAHILRTTDGGESWSPVDTEKVTGTGYYVSAKELLVLGPDAIVVGTDGQNRQIMRTLDGGITWEAIGLVKDGGGGAASENTVTGLALAQGTRIFATTGGHAYTKGRIYRSDDGGHSWENVAEAQGPLHGIAVRGQRGVAVGENVAFFTENGGDTWQRVVIPGRRYAVDFLDGNSVIAVGRDPGVVISRNGGKTWQAATSPALESGAFIAVDAVDPGWWFVASTHALHHFIDPNHTEPIVSGRFPIPVDLRIPGGRALPRGVYDVMLGHRGDEHVLRLDRKGDVTTSRPGSSSGEQESSAELDAAVARQRSQTPPACAAPCAATFPADVTYEKEDVAGEADIGSFFRISLEPTGSGFAVVVRTALTPPRNVALALAAVGAPQSSEQEVRQTARSAGTRAGGLLGRIQKAATGDVRGAVAGSGLDARATQARLRAAKAAPPAVYKVTLRHSLDLFGENKE